One region of Chanodichthys erythropterus isolate Z2021 chromosome 24, ASM2448905v1, whole genome shotgun sequence genomic DNA includes:
- the ap3s2 gene encoding AP-3 complex subunit sigma-2 translates to MIKAILIFNNHGKPRLIRFYQYFAEDMQQQIIRETFHLVSKRDDNVCNFLEGGSLIGGSDYKLIYRHYATLYFVFCVDSSESELGILDLIQVFVETLDKCFENVCELDLIFHMDKVHYILQEVVMGGMVLETNMNEIVAQVELQNRMEKSEGGLSAAPARAVSAVKNMNLPEIPRNINIGDINIKVPSLSPF, encoded by the exons ATGATCAAGGCTATTCTTATTTTTAACAACCATGGGAAACCCAGGCTCATCAGATTCTACCAGTATTTT GCAGAAGACATGCAGCAACAGATCATTAGGGAGACCTTTCATCTGGTGTCCAAAAGAGACGATAATGTCTGCAATTTCCTGGAGGGCGGAAG TTTAATCGGTGGCTCCGACTACAAGCTGATCTACAGACACTATGCCACTCTGTACTTTGTGTTTTGTGTGGACTCGTCAGAGAGTGAGCTGGGGATTCTAGATCTCATACAG GTCTTTGTGGAAACCCTGGACAAGTGCTTTGAGAATGTGTGTGAACTGGACTTAATCTTTCACATGGATAAG GTCCATTATATTCTCCAGGAAGTTGTCATGGGCGGGATGGTTCTGGAAACTAACATGAATGAAATAGTCGCCCAAGTGGAGCTGCAGAATAGAATGGAGAAATCGGAG GGTGGACTGTCTGCAGCACCAGCACGAGCCGTTTCTGCTGTGAAAAATATGAACCTTCCTGAAATCCCCCGTAACATCAATATCGGGGACATCAATATAAAAGTGCCCAGTCTCTCCCCGTTTTGA
- the anpepb.1 gene encoding alanyl (membrane) aminopeptidase b, tandem duplicate 1, which produces MGKGFVISKAVGIVLVVVGAAAVATIIALSVVYSQEKSKNNEVKPTTTTSAPTTAPSNEPWDQWRLPQTLSPQSYNVTLWPRLQPDPNGLYIFTGKSSVIFKCVKETDLILIHSNKLNISDPVTLTALGSKPAPSIDSIKMYPKTQYMAIHLKGKLTAGESYELYTEFVGELADDLGGFYRSEYEENGNKKVVATTQMQPTDARKAFPCFDEPAMKAVFHITLLHDRGTVALSNGIVIGEADITEEGTPLTKTTFAPTEVMSTYLLAFIVSDFTFIDQIDEKLQIRIFARQEAIDAGQGKYALNVTGPIMKFFEKYYNVPYPLPKSDQIALPDFNAGAMENWGLITYRETALLYDDEISSNGNKERIVTIIAHELAHQWFGNLVTIRWWNDLWLNEGFASYVEYLGADEAEPEWNIKDLIVLNDVHRVFAIDALASSHPLSSKEEDVQRPEQISEVFDTISYSKGASVLRMLSDFLTEDLFTQGLQTYLDHFKFNNTVYTDLWVHLQAAVDKTGYSLPKTVQEIMDRWVLQMGFPVVTINTATGEITQEHFLLDPTTKPEKPSEFNYEWFVPIKWTKTGSEKPTKWLLQKNDQVDDMKINANEWVLANINVTGYYRVNYDNENWERLLNALQTSTQSIPVINRAQIIDDAFNLAKAGHIATTLALRTTLFLSVETEYMPWESALDNLDYFYLMFDRTELYSPMQAYLGEQVKPLFRHFTDLTNWTDVPQGHTDQYNQINALRVACSTGLENCTDLVNGWFKQWMQNEDVNPIKANLRSVVYCSAIAAGGEEEWDFAWKMFGKTNVATEKDKLRAAMACATKPWLLNRYLSYTLNSTLIRKQDATSTIISIASNVVGQSLAWDFVRANWEFIFNQYGGGSFSFSNLINGVTKRFSTPFELQQLIQFRDDNANIGFGSGTLAIQQSIERTTANIKWVDENKKAVLEWFESQRKP; this is translated from the exons ATGGGAAAGGGTTTCGTCATCAGTAAAGCTGTCGGGATAGTACTGGTTGTGGTTGGTGCTGCAGCAGTAGCTACAATCATTGCCCTCTCTGTGGTCTACTCTCAAGAGAAGTCGAAGAACAATGAGGTTAAACCCACAACAACGACATCAGCTCCAACAACAGCACCATCCAATGAACCATGGGACCAGTGGCGCCTTCCTCAAACTCTCAGTCCTCAATCCTACAATGTCACCCTGTGGCCACGGCTCCAGCCGGATCCAAACGGTCTCTACATCTTCACAGGGAAGTCCAGCGTGATCTTCAAATGTGTCAAAGAGACAGACCTCATCCTCATTCACTCCAATAAGCTGAACATTTCAGACCCAGTCACCTTGACAGCACTTGGAAGCAAACCAGCTCCTTCCATTGACTCAATAAAGATGTACCCAAAAACACAGTATATGGCGATTCACCTGAAAGGTAAATTAACTGCTGGGGAAAGCTATGAACTCTACACAGAATTTGTGGGGGAGCTTGCGGATGACTTGGGTGGCTTCTACCGAAGTGAATACGAGGAGAATGGAAATAAGAA AGTGGTCGCAACAACCCAGATGCAGCCAACAGATGCCAGGAAGGCGTTCCCTTGCTTTGATGAACCTGCAATGAAAGCGGTGTTCCACATCACTCTTCTCCATGATCGAGGAACCGTAGCCCTCTCCAATGGCATTGTGATAG GGGAAGCTGACATCACAGAAGAAGGTACTCCTCTAACCAAAACAACATTTGCGCCAACAGAAGTAATGTCAACATATTTGTTGGCATTTATTGTCAGTGATTTTACCTTCATTGACCAAATAGATGAAAAACTGCAG aTTCGAATTTTTGCCCGCCAAGAAGCCATAGATGCAGGACAAGGGAAGTATGCACTCAATGTGACTGGACCGATTATGAAATTCTTTGAGAAGTATTACAATGTCCCCTATCCTCTGCCCAAATCAG ATCAAATCGCTCTGCCAGATTTCAATGCCGGTGCAATGGAAAACTGGGGCCTAATCACATACAGAGAGACGGCCCTGCTGTATGATGATGAAATATCCTCAAATGGAAACAAAGAGAGGATTGTTACTATTATTGCTCATGAACTTGCCCATCAG TGGTTTGGCAACCTTGTGACTATCAGGTGGTGGAATGACCTGTGGCTCAATGAAGGTTTTGCATCTTACGTAGAATATCTTGGGGCGGATGAAGCTGAGCCGGAATGGAacatt AAAGATCTGATCGTTCTTAATGATGTGCACCGAGTTTTCGCCATAGATGCACTGGCCTCATCTCACCCTTTGTCATCTAAAGAAGAGGATGTCCAAAGACCGGAGCAAATTAGTGAAGTGTTCGATACGATCTCCTACAGTAAG GGGGCATCAGTACTTAGGATGCTATCTGATTTTCTGACTGAGGATTTGTTTACTCAAGGCCTTCAA ACCTATTTGGATCATTTCAAATTTAACAACACAGTGTACACAGACCTTTGGGTCCATCTTCAAGCG GCTGTGGATAAGACTGGCTACAGTCTGCCCAAAACTGTGCAAGAAATTATGGATCGCTGGGTTCTTCAAATGGGCTTCCCCGTGGTCACTATTAACACTGCAACTGGAGAGATCACACAGGAGCATTTCCTTCTAGACCCTACCACTAAACCAGAGAAGCCATCAGAGTTTAA ctaTGAGTGGTTTGTACCAAttaaatggacaaaaacagGATCAGAAAAACCCACAAAATGGCTACTACAGAAAAATG ATCAAGTAGATGAcatgaaaataaatgcaaatgagtgGGTTCTGGCCAACATCAATGTGACAGGATACTACAGGGTTAATTATGATAATGAAAACTGGGAACGCCTACTTAATGCTCTCCAGACATCCACACAG aGCATTCCCGTTATTAACCGGGCACAGATAATTGATGATGCTTTTAACTTGGCCAA AGCAGGACATATTGCAACAACATTGGCTCTAAGAACCACACTGTTCCTCTCCGTGGAAACAGAGTACATGCCATGGGAGTCTGCTCTCGACAACCTGGACTACTTTTACCTCATGTTTGATCGCACAGAGCTGTACAGCCCTATGCAG GCGTATCTCGGAGAACAGGTGAAACCTTTGTTTAGACACTTTACAGATCTTACAAATTGGACAGATGTGCCACAAGGACATACTGACCA atataatcaaataaatgcgcTCAGAGTTGCCTGCAGTACTGGGTTGGAAAACTGTACAGATCTAGTAAATGGATGGTTCAAACAGTGGATGCAGAATGAGGATGTCAACCC TATTAAGGCCAACTTGAGGtctgtagtgtactgcagtgcCATTGCTGCAGGTGGTGAAGAGGAGTGGGACTTTGCTTGGAAAATGTTTGGAAAAACCAATGTTGCTACAGAGAAAGATAAACTGAGAGCTGCAATGGCATGTGCCACAAAGCCGTGGTTACTGAACAG GTATCTCAGTTACACCTTAAATTCAACGCTAATTCGGAAGCAAGATGCCACCTCTACCATCATCAGCATTGCAAGCAACGTGGTCGGCCAATCGTTGGCTTGGGATTTTGTTAGAGCCAACTGGGAGTTCATTTTCAATCA GTATGGAGGTGGATCTTTCTCTTTCTCCAATCTGATCAACGGTGTCACAAAGAGATTCTCAACTCCGTTTGAACTGCAACAG CTGATACAGTTCAGGGATGACAACGCCAACATAGGTTTCGGATCTGGAACCCTTGCCATTCAGCAATCTATCGAGAGGACTACCGCCAACATCAAATGGGTCGATGAGAACAAAAAAGCAGTCTTAGAATGGTTCGAAAGCCAACGTAAGCCTTAA
- the LOC137015270 gene encoding aminopeptidase N, with amino-acid sequence MRIHFNATCVGCTLLGMASLATIVGLWTIQLLSSTEVPAEPWNEYRLPDTLFPDYYNITLWPRLQPNIYGLFVFTGKSSVVFKCLRETDLILIHSNKLNLTSTDGYLAKLSALGTAVAPSIQKTWMQEKTQYLVIQLKGKLKAGELYELYTEFVGELADDLAGFYRSEYDENGEKKIVATSQMHPTHARKTFPCFDEPAMRAVFYITLIHDRGTVALSNGMEIEELDTILDGQPVTVTTFEPTKNMSSYLLALVVSDYTNVTSANDTLIRIWARKKAIEDGHGDYALNITGPILKFFENYYSVPYPLSKSDQIALPDFYFGAMENWGLVTYRETNLLYDPVISSNANKERTATIIAHELAHMWFGNLVTLKWWNEVWLNEGFASYVSYLGADFAEPSWNVKDLIILKEVHRVFAVDALASSHPLSSKEEDIIKPEQINEQFDTVSYSKGASVLRMLSDFLTESVFVQGLNTYLTTFAYQNTVGEDLWNHLQTAVDKTGTVLPLSVKDIMDRWVLQMGFPVVTVNTTTGQVSQTHFLLDPESSLQTSPFKYEWIVPINWMKAEVQQSRFWLLERSVFHNDMKTTGNEWVLVNLNITGYYRVNYDTENWECLLNQLTENHEVIPVINRAQIVDDAFNLARAKIIPVTLALKTTKYLFEEKEYMPWQSALNNLDYFYLMFSQTEVYELLQNYTKKQVTPLFEHFKTITEGWSEVPSSHTDQYNQVNAIRFACSTGVGECQNLTTGWYRQWMDQPNHNPIHPNLRSTVYCSAIASGGAEEWDFGWQMFKNATIAIEADKLMSSLACAKDHTLLERYLGYTLDASMIRKQDATSVIVNIAANPDGQMLAWDFVRKNWAYMFTEYGVGSFNFASLISGVTKTFSTESELDQLLQFKSDNSAIGFGSGTAALEQAIEKTKANIKWVSENQREITDWLVAESA; translated from the exons ATGAGAATCCATTTTAATGCAACTTGCGTTGGATGCACTTTACTGGGAATGGCATCGTTGGCCACCATTGTTGGGTTGTGGACCATTCAACTCCTTTCTTCTACAGAAGTTCCTGCTGAGCCCTGGAACGAGTATCGTCTACCAGACACTCTGTTTCCAGACTACTACAACATCACTCTCTGGCCTCGACTTCAGCCGAACATTTATGGCCTATTCGTGTTTACTGGAAAGTCTAGCGTTGTCTTCAAATGTCTGAGGGAGACCGATCTCATCCTCATTCACTCCAATAAGCTGAACCTGACCTCAACAGATGGATATCTGGCCAAACTCTCTGCGCTTGGTACTGCAGTAGCGCCCTCAATACAGAAAACCTGGATGCAGGAGAAGACGCAGTACCTTGTCATACAGTTGAAGGGCAAACTGAAAGCTGGAGAGCTCTATGAGCTTTACACAGAGTTTGTGGGAGAACTCGCAGATGACTTGGCAGGGTTCTACCGGAGTGAATATGATGAGAACGGAGAGAAAAA GATAGTTGCCACCAGCCAGATGCATCCCACACATGCTCGCAAGACCTTCCCATGTTTCGATGAGCCTGCAATGAGAGCGGTTTTCTACATCACTCTCATCCATGACAGAGGAACTGTGGCCCTGTCCAATGGAATGGAAATTG AGGAATTGGACACCATTCTTGATGGACAACCTGTTACTGTGACAACATTTGAACCCACAAAGAACATGTCCTCCTATCTACTGGCACTGGTTGTCAGTGACTACACAAATGTTACATCAGCGAATGACACCTTG ATACGTATATGGGCTCGTAAGAAAGCCATTGAGGACGGCCATGGTGATTATGCTCTGAATATAACTGGGCCAATCCTCAAGTTTTTTGAAAACTATTACAGTGTACCATATCCACTCTCTAAATCAG ATCAGATTGCCCTGCCGGATTTTTACTTTGGGGCGATGGAGAATTGGGGACTGGTGACGTACAGGGAGACAAACCTTCTATATGATCCAGTCATTTCCTCTAATGCAAACAAAGAGAGAACAGCCACCATTATAGCCCATGAATTGGCTCACATG TGGTTTGGCAACCTTGTGACTCTAAAGTGGTGGAATGAAGTTTGGTTGAATGAAGGTTTCGCCTCTTATGTGTCATATCTTGGTGCAGACTTTGCTGAACCATCCTGGAATGTG AAAGACTTGATCATCCTTAAAGAAGTACACCGTGTTTTTGCTGTGGATGCTCTGGCCTCCTCCCATCCCCTGTCTTCTAAGGAGGAAGATATTATAAAACCAGAGCAGATCAATGAGCAGTTTGATACGGTCTCCTACAGTAAG GGGGCGTCAGTGTTGAGAATGCTGTCAGACTTCCTAACCGAGTCTGTGTTCGTACAAGGACTAAAT ACATATCTCACCACGTTCGCCTATCAAAATACAGTCGGTGAGGATCTGTGGAATCACCTTCAAACT GCTGTTGATAAAACTGGAACAGTCCTTCCCTTAAGTGTCAAAGATATCATGGACCGTTGGGTTCTTCAAATGGGCTTCCCAGTGGTCACAGTCAACACTACGACAGGCCAGGTCTCTCAGACGCACTTCCTTCTGGATCCTGAGTCTTCATTGCAGACGTCTCCATTCAA ATATGAATGGATTGTACCCATCAACTGGATGAAGGCAGAGGTGCAGCAGTCACGCTTTTGGCTCCTGGAAAGATCTG TTTTTCACAATGATATGAAGACGACTGGAAATgagtgggtgctggtgaacCTGAACATCACAGGATATTACAGAGTGAACTATGACACTGAGAACTGGGAGTGTCTCCTGAATCAGCTGACTGAAAACCATGAG gtcaTCCCAGTCATAAACAGAGCTCAGATAGTGgatgatgcatttaaccttgcAAG GGCGAAGATAATTCCTGTCACTTTAGCGctaaaaactacaaaatactTATTTGAAGAAAAGGAATATATGCCGTGGCAGTCTGCTCTCAACAACCTGGATTATTTCTACCTCATGTTTTCACAAACGGAGGTCTATGAACTTTTACAG AACTACACCAAGAAGCAGGTGACCCCcctttttgaacattttaagACTATTACTGAAGGTTGGTCAGAAGTGCCATCTAGCCATACAGACCA GTACAATCAAGTTAATGCCATAAGATTTGCCTGCAGCACTGGTGTAGGTGAATGTCAAAATCTCACCACAGGCTGGTACAGACAGTGGATGGACCAACCAAACCACAACCC GATTCACCCCAACTTGAGGTCTACAGTGTACTGCAGCGCTATTGCCTCAGGGGGCGCTGAAGAGTGGGACTTTGGCTGGCAGATGTTTAAAAACGCCACCATCGCGATAGAAGCTGACAAACTCATGTCATCCCTGGCTTGTGCAAAAGATCACACGCTTTTAGAAAG GTACCTTGGGTACACGCTTGATGCATCAATGATCCGTAAACAGGACGCTACCTCTGTCATTGTGAATATTGCTGCCAACCCAGATGGTCAGATGTTGGCTTGGGACTTTGTGAGGAAGAACTGGGCGTATATGTTCACAGA GTATGGTGTTGGGTCCTTTAACTTTGCCAGCCTTATTAGTGGCGTAACCAAAACATTTTCAACCGAATCAGAACTTGATCAG CTTCTGCAGTTTAAGAGTGACAATTCAGCGATCGGCTTTGGATCAGGGACAGCGGCTCTGGAACAGGCCATTGAGAAGACTAAAGCAAATATAAAATGGGTGTCTGAAAACCAGAGAGAAATCACCGACTGGCTGGTGGCTGAATCTGCTTAA